One window from the genome of Candidatus Effluviviaceae Genus V sp. encodes:
- a CDS encoding nucleotide sugar dehydrogenase, whose translation MKVSVLGLGYVGCVSAACLSEMGHTVVGLDVDEHKTSLIRDGKSPIVEPGLPELIAKGVASGGLTATTDYEEAVNGTEISLVCVGTPSAESGSPNLEYTERVCHQIGEVIRRGSDFHTVVFRSTIPPGTVEDRLMPLIEEASGSKEGERFGVCFNPEFLREASAVKDFYHPPKIVIGERTPGSRAGDALAKLYEPIDAPMVRTDVRVSEMVKYADNCFHAIKVCFANEIGNLSKAVGVPDSHKVMEIFCLDTQLNLSPYYLKPGFAFGGSCLPKDLRAVVRMSKETGVECPVLSAATPSNDLQIERAIEMIRNTGKRRVGVLGMSFKAGTDDLRESPIVQVVGTLIGKGYELSIFDKNISWEALFGSNLGFLEHELPYAQRLKADTIDEVIERSDVIVVANGSDEFKDVPGRLGRDKTVVDLVRIIDDPSTLECKYMGIAW comes from the coding sequence ATGAAGGTCAGCGTTCTGGGACTGGGCTACGTCGGTTGCGTGTCGGCAGCGTGTCTTTCCGAGATGGGGCACACGGTCGTCGGGCTCGATGTGGATGAACACAAGACGTCGCTCATTCGAGACGGCAAGAGCCCGATCGTCGAACCGGGGCTTCCGGAGCTCATCGCGAAGGGCGTCGCGTCGGGCGGACTGACGGCGACCACCGACTACGAGGAGGCGGTCAACGGGACGGAGATATCGCTCGTCTGTGTCGGGACCCCCTCGGCCGAGTCGGGCAGCCCGAACCTCGAGTACACCGAGAGGGTCTGTCACCAGATCGGCGAGGTCATCAGAAGGGGAAGCGACTTCCACACCGTCGTTTTCCGGAGCACGATCCCTCCGGGCACGGTCGAGGACCGGCTGATGCCCCTCATCGAGGAGGCGTCCGGGTCGAAGGAGGGCGAACGCTTCGGCGTGTGCTTCAACCCCGAGTTCCTCCGGGAGGCCTCCGCCGTCAAGGACTTCTACCATCCGCCGAAGATCGTCATAGGCGAGCGCACCCCGGGCAGCCGCGCGGGTGACGCCCTGGCGAAGCTCTACGAACCGATCGACGCTCCGATGGTCCGGACCGACGTCAGGGTGTCTGAGATGGTCAAGTACGCCGACAACTGCTTCCACGCCATCAAGGTCTGCTTCGCGAATGAGATCGGGAATCTGTCGAAGGCCGTCGGAGTCCCGGACAGTCACAAGGTCATGGAGATCTTCTGTCTGGACACGCAGCTCAACCTCTCGCCGTACTACCTGAAGCCCGGATTCGCCTTCGGCGGCTCGTGCCTTCCGAAGGACCTGCGGGCGGTCGTCCGGATGAGCAAGGAGACCGGCGTGGAGTGCCCCGTGCTCTCCGCGGCGACGCCCTCGAACGACCTTCAGATCGAGCGCGCCATCGAGATGATCAGAAACACGGGTAAGCGCCGAGTCGGAGTCCTCGGTATGAGCTTCAAGGCCGGAACCGACGATCTCAGAGAGAGCCCGATCGTCCAGGTCGTCGGCACGCTCATCGGCAAGGGCTACGAGCTGTCGATCTTCGACAAGAACATCTCGTGGGAGGCGCTCTTCGGCTCGAACCTCGGCTTCCTCGAGCACGAGCTGCCGTACGCGCAGCGGCTCAAGGCGGACACGATCGACGAGGTCATTGAACGCTCTGACGTGATCGTCGTGGCGAACGGTTCGGACGAGTTCAAGGACGTGCCGGGACGACTCGGCAGGGACAAGACGGTCGTCGACCTCGTTCGGATCATCGACGATCCATCGACGCTCGAGTGCAAATACATGGGGATCGCCTGGTAG
- a CDS encoding glycosyltransferase, whose amino-acid sequence MPRGKRILIIVENLPVPFDRRVWLESTTLKEAGYEVSVICPMGSKYPEAYEELEGIRIYRYPPPPPTTTKLSYAWEFPYCWFQTLRLAGRVARETGFDAIHACNPPDTFFLIGFIYKLLRGARFVYDQHDLCPELYLSRFGGRRAFFFSLLRSLEWATYRTADMIISTNESYREHAVEVGGFDRDMTFVVRSGPLLSRFRPVEPEPELKRGRKHLVCYLGVMAPQDGVDYLLRAIRHVVDVVGRKNIHFVLIGSGDSFDDIKGLRDDLGLTEYVEMTGRISDADVQRYLSTADLCVCPDPNNPLNDVSTMNKVLEYMTFGRPMVSFDLKESRYSAQDGALYATPNDEIEFGERIIQLLDDRELAGKMGEANRERIVNKLSWEHTGREVVRAYDALFGITDVEVPVPGASRSEGGEEAGSAS is encoded by the coding sequence ATGCCTCGCGGGAAGCGCATCCTGATCATCGTCGAGAACCTGCCGGTTCCGTTCGACCGGCGCGTCTGGCTCGAGTCGACCACGCTCAAGGAGGCCGGCTACGAGGTCAGCGTCATCTGCCCGATGGGAAGCAAGTACCCGGAGGCGTATGAGGAGCTGGAGGGGATCCGCATCTACCGATATCCGCCTCCTCCGCCGACGACGACCAAGCTCTCGTACGCGTGGGAGTTCCCATACTGCTGGTTCCAGACCCTCAGGCTCGCCGGGCGTGTCGCCCGCGAGACCGGGTTCGACGCGATCCACGCGTGCAATCCACCGGACACCTTCTTCCTGATCGGTTTCATCTACAAGCTGTTGCGAGGGGCCCGGTTCGTCTACGACCAGCACGACCTCTGTCCCGAACTCTACCTCTCGCGGTTCGGCGGTCGTCGGGCGTTCTTCTTCTCACTGCTCCGCTCTCTCGAGTGGGCAACGTACAGAACGGCCGACATGATCATATCGACCAACGAATCGTATCGGGAGCACGCTGTCGAGGTAGGAGGCTTCGACCGGGACATGACGTTCGTGGTCAGGAGCGGCCCGCTGCTGTCGCGCTTCCGGCCGGTCGAGCCCGAGCCGGAGCTCAAGCGGGGCAGAAAGCACCTCGTGTGCTACCTCGGGGTCATGGCGCCGCAGGACGGTGTTGACTATCTTCTCCGCGCGATCCGACATGTGGTCGATGTCGTCGGCAGGAAGAACATCCACTTCGTGCTGATCGGCTCCGGCGACTCGTTCGACGACATCAAGGGCCTGCGGGACGACCTCGGGCTCACCGAGTACGTCGAGATGACCGGGCGGATATCGGACGCCGACGTCCAGCGCTATCTTTCGACCGCGGACCTGTGCGTCTGTCCCGACCCGAACAACCCGCTGAACGACGTATCGACGATGAACAAGGTGCTCGAGTACATGACCTTCGGACGCCCGATGGTCTCATTCGACCTGAAGGAGAGCCGGTACTCTGCTCAGGACGGAGCGCTCTACGCGACGCCGAACGACGAGATCGAGTTCGGCGAGCGCATCATCCAGCTCCTCGACGACCGCGAGCTGGCGGGGAAGATGGGGGAGGCCAACCGGGAACGGATCGTGAACAAGCTCTCCTGGGAGCACACGGGTCGCGAGGTGGTCCGTGCGTACGACGCGCTCTTCGGTATCACGGACGTCGAGGTTCCCGTGCCGGGTGCGTCGCGGAGCGAGGGCGGCGAAGAGGCGGGGAGCGCCTCGTGA
- a CDS encoding radical SAM protein, with the protein MSGPLGCVAAVTYRCNSRCTMCDIWRTDARAGDELEPEAYRWLPDSLTSINVSGGEPYLRDDLPEVVSVMRDACPRARIVVSTNGLTPERITGMTARMPGVAVRVSLDAAGPLHDEIRGIEGAYESVLETVRLLKDSGVEDLGLAATSTEAHADELLGVKSLADELGIRFIASAAHSSPIFFGDHESERPHSEKSARAFGRLMREDLNSPRPRDWARAYYWRGVVDYVRGRPRRLGCGAGTYFFFLDPWGDVYPCNVGGTRMGNIRDGSFAELRRRTRNEVGEAVANCPHQCWMVCTVTPPMRRRPLGPIAWIAGAKLFGIGRGSGR; encoded by the coding sequence GTGAGCGGCCCCCTCGGGTGCGTTGCGGCCGTCACCTATCGCTGCAACTCCAGGTGTACGATGTGCGACATCTGGAGGACCGACGCGCGAGCGGGCGACGAACTCGAGCCCGAGGCGTACCGGTGGCTTCCGGATTCGCTGACCTCGATCAACGTCAGCGGGGGCGAGCCTTACCTTCGGGACGACCTTCCTGAGGTCGTCTCGGTCATGCGCGATGCGTGTCCCCGGGCCCGCATCGTCGTGTCGACGAACGGGCTGACCCCGGAGCGGATCACCGGGATGACGGCCCGCATGCCCGGGGTGGCCGTCAGGGTGTCGCTCGACGCGGCCGGACCGCTCCACGACGAGATCCGCGGGATCGAGGGCGCCTACGAGTCGGTGCTCGAGACCGTACGGCTGTTGAAGGACTCCGGCGTCGAGGACCTGGGACTGGCGGCGACGTCGACCGAGGCGCACGCGGACGAGCTTCTCGGCGTGAAGAGCCTGGCGGATGAACTCGGTATCAGGTTCATCGCGAGCGCCGCGCACAGCTCGCCGATCTTCTTCGGCGACCACGAGAGCGAGCGGCCGCACTCCGAAAAGTCCGCCCGCGCGTTCGGGCGTCTGATGCGTGAGGACCTGAACTCGCCCAGGCCGAGGGACTGGGCGCGGGCGTACTACTGGCGCGGAGTGGTCGACTATGTGCGCGGACGTCCGCGCCGTCTCGGGTGCGGGGCCGGCACTTACTTTTTCTTCCTCGACCCGTGGGGTGACGTCTATCCGTGCAATGTCGGCGGTACGAGGATGGGGAACATCAGAGATGGGTCGTTCGCGGAGCTCAGACGCCGGACCCGGAACGAGGTGGGGGAGGCGGTCGCGAACTGCCCTCATCAGTGCTGGATGGTCTGCACGGTGACGCCCCCGATGAGGCGGCGGCCGCTCGGACCGATCGCTTGGATCGCCGGCGCGAAGCTCTTCGGCATCGGTCGCGGGAGCGGGCGCTGA